The window AAGTTCAAGGGATGTACTCTGATGCCAAACATTGGCTACGGGACTGACAAAAAGACCCGCCACTACCTCCCTAATGGGTTCAAGAAGTTCGTTGTTCACAATGTCAAGGAGCTTGAAGTTCTGATGATGCACAACAGGTTTGTGACGACCTCTCATACATCATTAGCAATTATAAAGGAATGATTAATGGATTGTCTGATCCGTTTGTGTCGTTACTGCAGGACTTACTGTGCCGAAATCGCCCACGATGTTTCCACAAGGAAGAGGAAAGAGATCGTTGAGAGGGCAGCTCAACTTGATGTTGTAGTTACCAACAAGCTTGCTAGGTTGCGCAGCCAAGAGGATGAATGAACCATTTAGATCCACTTTTCATCGTGTTTTGTAGTGAGATTTCGTTTATATATAcaatttttgttggatttaaGAGATTTTGACATTAATGAGTTATGAATTCACAACCATCTctttgataatatatttttgataCTTCAAATCATGACGTTAATCTTCATGAGCTTTTTGGTTCTCTCCGTTTCCTTTGGCATCAATTTCTTCTATTCTGTGTCCAAATCTATAGAACATTATAGTGTTCTTGTCAATGGTGACTCATCTGTAGTCAGAGGGTGACATGTCAATGGCGCCCATTGCGCCATGTACGAGTCCGATTATGCTAATgtataaaaacataaaagtgGGTGGGTCGACATTGTGCACCTTAGCCCTTTAGTCGTAATTGATATTAACAAGATTCAATGGTGCCCCCATTGTGCCATCTATAACTCCCATGTACATTGGAGGGTTCATTCTTCAATagtattcaaattttgatgcaTATTTAAGATGATTTCATCATATATGATGACTTTTGAGTTGATTTTTGATAAATGTGCCCAAATAGGTAGCGAAGGCTACTACATCGAGTCATGGTATGGCATCACCAAGCATCAATTAGACTTGAGTTTTTGGTTAGTACCCATGTCTCGATAGCTATTGCAATGCCTTCAATAAGCTCCTTTCGAATGTTTTAAAGTTCTTTTGATCCAACAAAGGGTCCAAACATAAAAATTCCGAATCAATGTTAAAGTTTGTAGGCCGTAAGGAGACTTTGAAGATCCTTAACCTAGTGTAGAGACAAATTAACTAAAGTTATAATTGAGTGAAAATACATGTACATGCATTGTTAAGGCCCGAAATGAAGCTTAGTTTCCATCGTTAATACATGTACATGTACTAATTTGTGTTCCCTAAAAACTAACCAAAATGGAATTTGTGTTCCCTAAAAACTAACCAAAATGGAATGCAAACATAACttgtttgaagaaaaagaaacttgcATACACAAGAACCCAAAAGGATGGCCGAAAGGGGGGTTTATGAACGTAGTCTATCTCTTCAAAAGACGAACTTCATCCCACACATACATTTCTTACTTTTCTTAGAGTAAAATacttcctaaaaaaaattgacaacgaTGAACTCGAATAAATGAACGTAGTCTATCTCTTCAAAAGACGAACTTCATCCCACACATATACATTTCTTACTTTTCTTAGAGTAAAAtacttcttaaaaaaaattgacaacgaTGAACTCGAACAAATAAACGTAGTCTGTCTCTTCAAAAGACGAACTTCATCCCACACATACACATTTCTTACTTTTCTTAGAGTAAAATACttcttcaaaaaatttgacaaCGATGAACTCGAACAAATAGACGTAGTCTGTCTCTTCAAAAGACAAACTTCATCCCACACATACACATTTCTTACTTTTCTTAGAgtaaaatacttcaaaaatttGACAACGATGAACTCGAATAAATGAATGTAGTATATCACTTCAAAAAACAAACTTCATCCCACACATTTACGTTTCTTGGTTTCAGAACATTTCACGAACATTCTTCCATCAAATTCCagattcaaaactaaatttttagtCTGGATGTGAATATTGCCTTTCAGTAATAAAGGTAAGCACATCCATTTTATCCCCTAAGGCAAAGAATATCACTTTCTTAGCTTGTGCAGCAGCAGAATGTACCATTTCAAAAGAGAAGACTTACAAATGTTGGCAAAGAAAGTATTCCCATATCCTTCTTTTGCCTTGAACATGAAGCATTATCCTAACACTTTACAACTCCAAAGAACTCTTTGAACACAGCAGCCTTTGCAAGTAAAGAACCTGAACCTTCCTTTTCATCCCCATTTATAAGCCCATCTCTGCCTCCTTACTTCCACATTACATTACAAGTTTTGGGTctttttgttctgttcttcctctttcacTCAGCTTTTTCTTTCTGATTTCACTGCTCAAATGGCTAATTCACAGATGAAATCCATTGCCACTGTGCTTCTGTTGCTTAACTTCTGCATGtatgttattattttgggCATTGGAGGGTGGGCCATGAACAGAGCAATTGATCATGGCTTCATCATTGGTATTATCCAAGTTCTTGATTAGTCTCCTTTGTTTGTTTCATCTAGTTCCATATTTTGAATGTCTCGAACGGATTATCGAGATGAAAACTTCGATACTACGATCATATCACGGATGGAAATTGAAAAGTGATATGAACTTCGACACtatgtgtgagatcctacattggttggggaggagaacgaaacattctttataagggtgtggaaacctctccctagcaaacgtgttttagaaaccttgagggaaagtccgaaaggaaaagcctaaagaagacaatattgttaggaatcacaactctccataattgtatgatattgtccacttgagcataagctcgcatggctttgctttgggcttccacaaaaggtctcgtaccaatggagatgtattcatttacttataaacccatgatcattctctaaattagccaatgtgggactcactcccaacaatcctcaacaagtatctgctagcggtgggcttgggctgttacaaatgttatcaaaACCTGGtaccgagcgatgtgccagcgagaatgctggctcccaagaggggtggattgtgagatcccatatcagttggagagaggaacgaagcattccttataagggtgtgaaaacctctacctagcagatacgttttaaaaaccttgagagaaagcctaaagaggacaatatctactagcgctgggcttaggctgttacactATGTGTTACACTATGTCCATGTCATgttgtcatttttttgtttttggttcattttgaACATGTTTCTATGTTGCAGCTTGCTGATGGGTGAGAATTTTGCAGGTCCTGGGCTTAAACTTCCAGCACATTTTTCACCAATTTACTTCCCCATAGGGAATGCAGCCACTGGTTTCTTTGTGATATTTGCTTTGTTAGCTGCTGTGTTTGGAGCTGCCTCAGCAATCTCAGGACTTAACCATATTCGGTCATGGAGTGCTGAAAGCTTCGGTGCTGCATCCTCTGCTGCTGTTTTTGCTTGGACTCTCACTCTCCTTGCCATGGGGTATGCATTCCCATCTAATTCTTTAAGAGGTTTATCTAAAAGATCCGCAATATACCTAGGAAGACGTTTCAAATACTACACATGGATTACCGGATATGTTAGTTTAATATTAGCCCATTTGATATCTCCGTATCCAAGAATCAACAAACCCGACTCTGCATTgttcacaaaattttgaatcttcttttttatctcCGATTACCCGATAATTTCCACAAGCACAAGTCCTCCTTTTTATAGGCCCGAAAATTCTTTCACAAAATAATCCATCTTTTTCAGGTTTAAAGTTTTACTAAAAAGTTCGCATCGTTCTTGTAACGGTTCATGCATTAAAACTTatcttttttagttcaacatcTGAGAGGATAGGATTCAAACTATTGACTTCATGTTCGAGAATGTGTCTTAGTATGTTGAGTTAAGTTAACGATGACCCATTTTAGAATCTCGACAAAGTTTTTCGtatgtgttttctttttgttattacatgaaaaggaaaataagaaaagaggagCATAACTTGCTTTGAAAGTTTTGACTGGACTTTGAGGCTTTGTTATTTATGCAGCTTTGCTTGGAAAGAGATTCAACTGGATCTCAGAAACTCAAGACTGGTGAGGAAAATAAAGATTTCTTTTCCCAGCTGCAATTTATCATCACAAATCTAATCTAAAACAGTTCCAATTCAAACTATATTGATACGACAAGATTTTGCTTGTGTTTTCATTTGTTGCAGGTAACAATGGAAGCCTTCTTCATTATTCTCTCAGCTACACAGCTTGTTTACATTATGACCATCCATGGTGCTGTGACCAAAAGATGAGAGCTGAATGCTTTAACATTTGTTTGATTCATTGCCCATTTTCAATTGTCTTTggtgttgttttcttttgttgtaaTTAACCATCTCTGTAAACCTTGCAAACATGCAAGGAGCTTAGTTTAGAAGATTATTCTTTTTGTGGTTTGTTGTGGTGattttatttgtataaatGTTGACAATAAACTTGGTTTGATGTTTGATTTAAAAGCTTCAGTCTTCCTCTCTCACACTTTTTGTTTGTAGGATGGATAATTCAAAGAACACAAGAAACCGATCAAAGGTTATGATAATCTAACAACATTTTCGGTGAAAATAGATTCTACCATCAAATGCCAACCTGAGCATCGCTCTACTGGTTAAGACATAGCCTAAAACTAAAGGTTAAGGATTCAGATTGCGACCACCTAAAATGAAAGGTGTAATATGGATATTCTTAAGGAGAATACAGCAGCAGAATCAATTATTATCTTTATGAGGAAGAAGCTTAAGTTTGGTAacgtaacagcccaagtccaccactagcaaacattgtcctctttggacttttccttttgggctttccttcaagatttttaaaacgcgtttgctagggaaaagtttccacacccttataagaatgttttgttctcctcccccaccgatgtgggatctcacaagtaATCTTTATTAGAATCTTCGGACCAATATATATGTAGCCATATCTTCATCCTTGCTTATTGAAACACACGTCTGAGTACCAATTGTGTTGACTAGGAAATAGGACAAACAAGAACCatagttgtgagatcccgcatcggatgaaaacctcttcctagcagacgcgttttaaaaaccttgagggaaagtccgaaagtgaaaactcaaaaggacaatatctgctagcagtgggtttgagccgttacaatAGCTATAGCTAAtctattcctttcttttcagtttGAGGATAGGATACGATCTAAAAGGCAACGGGTTTGATAGGCCTTAAGTGCAAATTGTACTTGAAATGGAAAGGAAGGATGATGGCATAGTTGCAGCAGGTAGGATGGAGATGGAAATGACCGTTACATGATTTACGGGGCCTAAAATTTAGTTGGTACGGATTCGGTATAGTGAGGATAGTTAGGAAGGATAAGTAGGAGGGGCCAAGATGGAAGGGATTGAAGTGAGTAGAGTTGAGGGAGTCTTTTGGACTACCAGTTGTCGAGAAGCTAAAGTATCATagttttccttattttcaatGAGAATATCCATTGAAGACCAAACACATTCATCACAAAGCCAGCAGATCATGATAGCTCATGGAGCTTGAAAATAAACAACTATAATGCTGAGATAAAGCATCAGTGTAGTGGTGGATGCCACCTGACAGACAAAACAAATGCGAGTTTTTGTAACTCGTCTATATACGCTTCCTTCATACTGAAAGTAAAGTAAACTGAACTAGTTTACATGATCATACAAGTAATATAGAGAAAATACAGTAAGCTAAGCTGCCTGGTAATGATGAAATTGCCATTGACATAGATCTTAGCTTAGGAAGTCGAGCATCACATCACAACTATAAATGTTTAGAGATATACCAGAAGTTTCAAACTTATCAAAAGGCTTGCTTCTTAGATGAATTTCATCAGTGCACTGGAACTCTCCCTGGCTGTCTGCTTCTATATTAAAGGTTTTAAATGATGTCAGTTTCAGCTTAcaatatcaaaaaaataaatattggcACAACAATATAAAAAGCTTATAAAGTGACATTAAATGAGTAAACAAAACGATTCTATATTACAGAAAGAGAGGATCCCAGATGGGGAATGTAACTGATAGAGCACCAAACATTGACAATCAATGCTGTCAATCAAGACCATTTGACTGTGAAATCGGCTACAGCGATTTCTCCATGAATCTTTCAACGACCATTTGGATCCTGTTGCTAATTGAAATTgacttattttcttaatttaaacaCGATCCTTTGTCTATATAAGTGTATTATTGTTTGGACAGTTATCTGTTAACACTATTGAAAATTACTCTATGAAATTTCTCTTCATATCTGAAGCTCTTTAGtaaccaacccaaccccaGTGCCACTTGGGAAAATGTTATGATACAGATGATATGCCTTAAAGAAATCTATCAGGTAGTTGGTTTAAAAGACTAGACAAGATAATAACGGGCAACTATGaatagaaaatgatgaaaagaaaatggtcgGCCATTCAAGCTTTCTGTCGGCCTCAAAATGATATTGACATATTAAGGCCATTCAACCGTAAGATGCAGAAAGactcaaaatcaaacaaatatgTCGAGAGATAAATTATCGATGAAATTTGCATAGGAACAAAACTTCGTTTCATATAAAGGGGAATAAAGAATCTCTTGGCCTCTAAAACAGAGCAATTTGCCAAAAAGCTATCCACATTCACAATGCACATACACTCAAAATTTTTGGACAACgattcttaatatattcaGATGGCATCTCACATTTCCTAGGGAGGTAAAGGATTTTTTGGATATGGCCTTAACGTACCACCCTTTCAAGAACGCAAAAGCCCTATTATGGAAAAACCTCATCTTGGCTTTCTTATGGAATctgtggaaagaaagaaatcagagaATATTTGCAGAAACGACACAGACCTACACAAAACTTTTcgacaatgttgtttaccaagctatatcttggtgtaaactgtctaatatttttacttcctaccgttatacctccctcattgcaaattgggaaggtcttttgtaaacatcatGGATTAGACCTCCCTCTTGTAAATTTCACTCATCgatgaaattgtctcttataaaaaaaaattaataataataattaaaaaaaaaaaaaaaaaaaaNAAATTACAAAAATTCCTATCAAAATAACTCCAAAGAGAAGGAATGAAATTCAGCCACATGAACTCAGAAACATCTGTAATGAAACAGTAACATTAATGCAAAGCATTGATAACTAAATGCTGGCAGTTTCGACACATCACATGCAGTTGTTACATTATAGATAAGTAATTCTTCAAAAGAACAAACCTGAATTCATCAATTGATGCCTTTCAGCAAATCAAACAATCCACAACAACTGAATATAGAAGTCTTTTGGGCCATTATTGGAGCTGAAGCTAAGGTCTACACAAATGACGAAGCATAGTTACATACATTTTATTGGGACTCGAAACAAAGCACAACTGATAAAATAACTTAGCCATACCTTGTTTTTAGAGCACAATGGAATCTCAGAATCCTTAGTAACAGCATCGTCTTTACTAGCTCCAAATGCAGGAGAATCTGATGGAAAACGTGTCTTGCCTTCCAGATATCTGGACCCTTGTTTCATCATACTTGAAGACATCTGATCATTCTCCATTGTTACAGCTAAAACTTTgtccttattttcttttggtactGAATTAAGATTAGTAAATGATGAAACTCGAGTTCCAGCGCATTGGTTGGACAACAAAGTATTTGCATCTTCCTTCAACCCAGATGTCACAGTATCAGAAACCACTAGATTCTCACCAGCTTCAACTTTCGCGTAGCAAATTTTCTCTGTAGATACAGGAACCTTAGATTTAACCGAATCAGCAACCCGAGTTTCAACCAATGAGTTGATGCACTCCCCAACTGATGCAGATTCATTTATCCCAATGGTTTTGAGCGAAGATTTACGTGGTATATCATCACGAACATTTTCTGTATAAGATGACACATAGGCTTCAGTTTTCTTATCATCAATATTACACTCCTCAGCTGAACTGCTACTTGAGTTCTTATCATCCCATTCATCAAATTTCTTCCCAGGTTCGATGTACTCGCTGCTGATGCTTTGACGAGCATTATTCTCCGCTGAAGTTAATTCCTTCTCAACTTCAACAGCACCATTGCCATCAAATCCCAACTCATGGATAGTTCCTTTGTTTCCTTTAATTCCTTCTACGTCCAAAGATTTGTCTTCATCCACAGCAGACAAAACAGGTGATGCATTCGAATCATTCTTCACCAATTTCTCATTGTTCCCATCAACCTGATCGTAACACTTGTAATGATCATAAGTAGCATTGACCTCCAAACTCTCGGAGCTTCTCCCATTCTGACCTTTACAATCCTCGTCTCCTGCTAAAGTTTTTTTCAATCAGAAGCTACAATCTTAATAATACAGAGAGGGAAGTAAATCCATCCCCCCAAGCACAAAAAGCCAACGTCTAAAATAGATATCTAACGGGCCAATTTGACAACAACCAGATGAATCATCAATAAGGTTAAAGATTTTAGTTCAAGTAGAAAGTAAGTACAGATGAGTTTTAAGGGATAGCAAAAACTTCACTTGACCAAATCACAAGCATCAAAGAAAAAACGCAATTCACATCAGCCGTTTTTCACGGATGAAGAGCAACTCGATCGCAATGGATCAACCAAAGAAATACAAGATGAACAAATCAAGAAACATACATGAATCCAAACTAGATAAATCAacgaacaagaacaaaaaaaaaaaaatgcagatGAAAGACAATTATAAACACTTGATCGAAGTAAGGTATACAACTGTAGATAGATTCCAAAggatcattaaaaaaaaaaaaaaaaaaaaaaaaaaaaaaaaaaaaaaaaaaaaaaaaaaNNNNNNNNNNNNNNNNNNNNNNNNNNNNNNNNNNNNNNNNNNNNNNNNNNNNNNNNNNNNNNNNNNNNNNNNNNNNNNNNaaaaaaaaaaaaaaaaaaaaaaaaaaaaaaaaaaaaaaaaaaaaaaaaaaaaaaaggaggtaACAGTCCTAAACAACAACAATTATAGATAGTTGTCGAACAATTACTCGATGAATTGATTTTCGCTTCCTGTTCCTTCTTTTTCCTGGCTGCTTTTCGCTTCTTCACACCCGACGGCATAATTGGCCTCTACTCAAGACTGAATCCTTTACGCAACCCGCCTGTGGGCTCTATGCAACAAAAATTCTCGCTCCGTGTCACTGCAGTTGTGGAGAGAATCCTGTGGAAGTAGGGCAAGAGAAGGGAAATgggaggaagaaggaagaggaatTTCAATGGGGGATTCGTCAAAACTCCATTAGCGGAAAGAAAGTGTGTTTATAAAGCGAAAAAATGAGGTTGGTTTGGTCTGGTTGGTTCCattccttcttcctcttcgcGGCTTTGcgtttcaaattaaataaataagacaaAATCGCTATTTATACTCACGCGCTTCCACTCAAATTCCTCGAgttaaattaccattttacccttatcgctcttttattatttaacagattcgttaattttaaaatgttgaaaatgtgtaattttaaaaattcaattttttatattttttaaaaaattgattttattatgatttatattaaattgctaatttatatcatttttagtctttaaattttgtaaatttcatattttaattggtgaatttccaataataaataattgaaaagtttataatggtaaaaatttaatttatttcctataaagtttatttatttttaattttggtataTTCATTAGTTTGGAAAAATCATAtctaaccttttattttttaattattttaaaaaaaattaaatttatatataatacatgttatattaataattaaaattttataaaattcaaatattatctaTAAATTACAACGCATTACTAACTCTTGGTTATAAATGTTAAGTAttctaaatctttttaaaaatatagtacGTTCGGTTAGtttataaccttatttttgGGTTAGTCGggccaaccaaaaaaatattgatctgcaaattaaacttatttttcagagaaaaaaatctaactcaactcaaccttTATAGTGTGAGTTTAATTTGGGTTGGTCGGGATTATCGAGTCACGTGAAAACTCCTAATTTAGTCACTATAattcaaaatgttttattcacatctttataagaaatgtttcgttctcttcttcaaccgatgtgggctTAAAACGTCTGTTAGGGTGAGCCCCTcacttataagaaatgtttcgtccaaccgatgtgggtcCACCGTCCGATTTCTATTTtggatatcatttgtaacagcccaagcgtaccactaacagatatcgTTCGCTTTAgctcattacatatcgtcgttaacctcacgattttaaaacgcgtttgcttgggagaggttttcacacccttataagaaacgtttcgttcttctttccaatcgatgtgagatctcatataaatcattttcaagTACAACCAACTCAGTATGAACCACTTGAAAATGTCAAAACTATGAGatcaatttcttaattaatatccTAACGAGCATTGTTACATAGAGTTACAATAATGCACAATTTATAAtgcataattttattttatgacaAACCTACCGTATGAAAAATTATTGCATAATCCTTTTGTCCTTAGCCCACGGTGAGCCAACCAGAATGCTGggcccacattagttggaaaggagaataaaacaaaagtttATAGTTACCGTGGAGTCAAAAGTCCATTTTATccttgtaattatatttttcacaaGTACCAATGATTTTAGTTTTACTGTATATAGTGAATTCATTTCCAAGTTTCCAAGAGTCATtttcacccatgcaaatcaaagCATAAGCCCTTGCAGGCAATACCGTAAAACTTATTTCAAATTGcctaaaattattatgtgaaatattaatttacttaattaatgaatttataatggGAGACTAAGTATTTCgcattgtataggatactctcttagtagatattgtccgctttgccCTGTTACGTGTCGTCATCAACTGgtgaaaggtttccacacccttataaggaatgctttatTTCCATctttaaccgatgtgggatctcaatgtccttgctggcacacatccccggtgtctggctctattaccatttgtaatagcccaagcccaccgctagcagatattgttcgttttggcagGTTACATATCgttatcagcctcacgatttttaaaacgcatctattagggagaggttttcagacctttataaggaaggattcgttttcctctccaactaatgtgagatttcacaccCTCACTCACGTGTTTACTCATGAATGATTTAGATAaaaacatttgtaacaattgCAAAGTGACTCGTATAAATAACGTTAGACTGTTATCATTTTGTATGTCAAATACATACTATTTAAGATTACCATAATAACCTTAGATTTAGACAATATTGAATAACGTTATACacgatataaaaataatttattttttactaataaaaaatataaaattatgaaaattacgAGTGtcagatctcatatcggttggagagagaaacaaagcattgagtgtggaaacctctccctaggagatgtgttttaaaattgtgagattgacgacaatacgtaataggctgaaacggacaatatctagagatggacttgggcggttacaaagggcgtgccagcgaggacgttgggcctcgaaggggtggattgtggatcccacatcggctgaagatgaaaataaagcTTTCCTAATAAGggtgaggttgacggtgatacgtaacagaccgaaacggacaatatctgctatggTGGGTTTAGGTCGTTACAACGAGTTTTAGGGTACAAATCTCAACATGATTACGACACTAGAATTTACCTAACttttcattcttaaaattacttaATAACATTGGGACGTGTTAAAAATATAGGTTAAAAAATTCTAACCGTTCTTATGGATAGGATTCGATCGAGTTGCATGCAAGTTGGCTCGGTCGAGAAAGTAACCTAAAAGGGAATGGGACATCATGTTATTgctatgaagaaaaaaaaaacaaggaaaattATTGAATCATAGTTGCCTTTTTGAATCTTTTATATCTATCAGACGGCTAGGGAGGAGGGGACACGCTATTATTGTACGTACTGGTTCCAGCAGATCAAAGCTCAGTAGGATCAAGCTTAAGGGAGCCAGGTCCAAAGCTAGCTGGTGGAGGGCTCGCAGATCTTTGACGAGCGACGAATTACTGAGTTTTGAACTCATCGTTGCCACCGCAATTGACGTTTTTCCTGTTGAATTTAATCGTTCTTGATTCCTAAAGGTCAGACGCCGGGGAATTTCGCCATGGATGCGCTCAGAAAGCAAGCTAGCAAGTTCAAGGTTCAAGTTGCAAAGCAACAGCAGGTGATTTGAGAATTATCTCGTGTTTCAGTTTCTGATCTTATTGGTTTAGTTCTAAATCTGGTTTATGGTTCAATGTTTCGTCGGTAAGAAAGATCAATGTGATTGTTGTTGTCATTTTTCTCTGTAAAGGGTTGGAAAGTAGAAGTCAATGAGTTATCTTAGCGGGACTGTTTCCTTTTCAGGATTGTTATCATCCTGTTCTAAACTTTAACTTGATTGATTTAGTTGTCCGTTGTTCTTTGTAACTGTTGTGAGATgctgattttttattttcccttttcgaTCTTCCATATTTCCCGAATGGTAATGGCAGTATCATTTGGCAGTTTTTTGAGCATAATTTTCCAGTTTAGAACTTAGAAGGAAAATTGCTGATTCCAAATCTGAAATGATTCTTTGGTTGGCGGAGTTAGATGCAGACTATTGATATGTTTCCTGATGTCCACATGTCAATGCAGTATGATTTTGAACCCTGTTTTTGGTTCTGAAAGTAAGCATATTGGATGATAGctcaaataattttcatgtGGGGAAGATGCA is drawn from Cucurbita pepo subsp. pepo cultivar mu-cu-16 chromosome LG09, ASM280686v2, whole genome shotgun sequence and contains these coding sequences:
- the LOC111802659 gene encoding 60S ribosomal protein L32-1, which codes for MAVPLLTKKVVKKRTTKFKRPQSDRKISVKESWRRPKGIDSRVRRKFKGCTLMPNIGYGTDKKTRHYLPNGFKKFVVHNVKELEVLMMHNRTYCAEIAHDVSTRKRKEIVERAAQLDVVVTNKLARLRSQEDE
- the LOC111802315 gene encoding uncharacterized protein LOC111802315 isoform X2, which codes for MPSGVKKRKAARKKKEQEAKINSSRDEDCKGQNGRSSESLEVNATYDHYKCYDQVDGNNEKLVKNDSNASPVLSAVDEDKSLDVEGIKGNKGTIHELGFDGNGAVEVEKELTSAENNARQSISSEYIEPGKKFDEWDDKNSSSSSAEECNIDDKKTEAYVSSYTENVRDDIPRKSSLKTIGINESASVGECINSLVETRVADSVKSKVPVSTEKICYAKVEAGENLVVSDTVTSGLKEDANTLLSNQCAGTRVSSFTNLNSVPKENKDKVLAVTMENDQMSSSMMKQGSRYLEGKTRFPSDSPAFGASKDDAVTKDSEIPLCSKNKTLASAPIMAQKTSIFSCCGLFDLLKGIN
- the LOC111802161 gene encoding membrane protein PM19L-like yields the protein MANSQMKSIATVLLLLNFCMYVIILGIGGWAMNRAIDHGFIIGPGLKLPAHFSPIYFPIGNAATGFFVIFALLAAVFGAASAISGLNHIRSWSAESFGAASSAAVFAWTLTLLAMGFAWKEIQLDLRNSRLVTMEAFFIILSATQLVYIMTIHGAVTKR
- the LOC111802315 gene encoding uncharacterized protein LOC111802315 isoform X1; this encodes MPSGVKKRKAARKKKEQEAKINSSTGDEDCKGQNGRSSESLEVNATYDHYKCYDQVDGNNEKLVKNDSNASPVLSAVDEDKSLDVEGIKGNKGTIHELGFDGNGAVEVEKELTSAENNARQSISSEYIEPGKKFDEWDDKNSSSSSAEECNIDDKKTEAYVSSYTENVRDDIPRKSSLKTIGINESASVGECINSLVETRVADSVKSKVPVSTEKICYAKVEAGENLVVSDTVTSGLKEDANTLLSNQCAGTRVSSFTNLNSVPKENKDKVLAVTMENDQMSSSMMKQGSRYLEGKTRFPSDSPAFGASKDDAVTKDSEIPLCSKNKTLASAPIMAQKTSIFSCCGLFDLLKGIN